A single genomic interval of Alistipes provencensis harbors:
- a CDS encoding RNA polymerase sigma-70 factor, producing MDLPDDKQLLRRLKEGDKESFRIIFERNAPVFLAFARRLLRDPDVAEDIVQNVFMRLWIARERVDEERNLRNYLMVSVRNEIYGHLRMAFNARREPDSARVAEVEDSAPGLENELSARELERIVEKIVERMPSRRREIFTLSRRQHLSNAEIARQLGLSVRTVEKHIELALAEIRRLLHVSVLLLVTTIW from the coding sequence ATGGATCTGCCGGACGATAAACAGTTGCTGAGACGTCTCAAAGAGGGAGACAAGGAGAGTTTCCGGATCATCTTCGAGCGGAACGCCCCGGTTTTCCTCGCCTTTGCGCGGCGTCTGCTGCGTGATCCCGACGTGGCCGAGGATATCGTGCAGAATGTCTTCATGCGGCTGTGGATAGCCCGTGAGCGCGTCGATGAGGAGCGTAATCTGCGCAACTACCTGATGGTCTCCGTCCGCAACGAAATATACGGCCACCTGCGCATGGCTTTCAACGCCCGCCGCGAACCGGATTCCGCCCGCGTCGCCGAGGTGGAAGACTCCGCCCCGGGGCTCGAGAACGAACTCTCGGCCCGGGAACTGGAACGAATCGTCGAAAAGATCGTGGAGAGGATGCCCTCCCGCCGCCGTGAAATCTTCACCCTGAGCCGCCGTCAGCACCTTTCCAACGCCGAGATCGCCCGGCAGTTGGGACTTTCGGTACGCACCGTCGAAAAACATATCGAATTGGCTCTCGCTGAAATACGGAGGTTGCTTCATGTATCCGTTTTACTGCTCGTTACAACGATCTGGTAA
- a CDS encoding RNA polymerase sigma-70 factor: protein MDAKEIYTLGPGDRELFDSLIQEYYPRLMGYACILLDDETARDVVQDVFLYVWEHRSRLTFVSGIQTYLFRACHSRMLNSLKRSKNLSGGGSLDALLQNEAEWLRANNDDIVRTLCNKELLERVLGIIEELPDKRREVFRLSFLHDMSNAEIAELLGMPRRTVEGHLYLALKFLRNRISTEELFALMLAAISMI, encoded by the coding sequence ATGGACGCAAAAGAGATATATACTTTGGGGCCCGGAGACCGGGAACTTTTCGATAGCCTGATACAGGAGTATTATCCCCGGCTGATGGGGTATGCCTGCATTCTGCTCGATGACGAAACAGCCCGCGACGTCGTACAGGATGTCTTTCTCTACGTCTGGGAACATCGCTCCCGACTGACTTTCGTCTCCGGAATCCAAACCTATCTTTTCCGAGCCTGTCATTCCCGGATGCTGAACAGCCTGAAACGCAGTAAAAATCTTTCGGGAGGAGGGTCGCTTGATGCGCTGTTGCAGAATGAGGCCGAATGGCTTCGGGCCAATAACGATGACATTGTCCGTACGCTTTGCAATAAGGAGTTGCTCGAACGGGTCCTCGGCATTATCGAGGAGCTGCCGGACAAGCGGCGGGAGGTCTTCCGGCTCTCGTTCTTGCATGACATGTCGAACGCAGAGATTGCCGAATTGCTCGGGATGCCGCGTCGCACGGTCGAGGGACACCTTTATCTGGCGCTGAAGTTCTTGCGGAACCGGATTTCCACCGAAGAGTTGTTCGCATTGATGTTGGCTGCAATCTCCATGATCTGA
- a CDS encoding SusC/RagA family TonB-linked outer membrane protein: MNSIPNVARKGAAGMLLPVRNGVGKLRILLAAALLLAVILPASAQRVIVNVTAEKQTLADILPQISKQTGIEFSYALELVKTRSNAAGRLEGDVKDVLGRILSGTGIEYRMQGTNRIFLSRKSDPGAGSSSAPKKYRVTGTVRDGQGQPLVGVTVIVSGTDGTATGSDGSYSLLVAPDATLTFRYIGYESVTEAVNNRSQIDVVLQDQSTELEELVVVGYRTVKKLSLTGSVASVDIKRKENQPITNSTQMLYNTPGIWVNQGGSQPGRDNATISIRGVNSLNSTGGAPLVLLDGVEYDFSEIDPSTIESISVLKDVSAAIYGLKAANGVILVTSKKGTKGRPRIEYKGKYGVQRATYLPDVVTDPILYMRLRNLAETNSGISPGAVSYNNDQILEYMEGMKTDRSVYPASDWFDICLEDGYVQQHSVRLSGGTDAVTYSMGFGYTDQKGVFIDNDDAQRYAFDLKLNARVSDALNISGTFQGNLRTFNEVGYSTGTVLKTIMRGLPIFSDYHRNGVYGSTWLFTPGRNNIENPRMQVEQGFVYRNYQELLSTINADLRLAPHLKYYATVGFRKIDHYSKNFVPQMYTVNPKTGDTKKFNTSAPRVKDWDAVAAQYSVSHRLVWENDYDRHNIHVMVGQDWQHNDSRNFQAYNYGFNDNTLTEFEALTNQTNAQATGSSWKKRMISVYGRLAYTYDDRYMIEGTLRYDGSSNLSRDNRWHMFPSVMVAWNLSREKFFDVKQIDLLKIRASYGVMGSESVSPYSYQMTYDAIDQNYSFGGTPAAGFAVTQLTDRMLGWEKTRSYNVGVDFAAFNSRLTFDADYFHKETFDIIMTRTIPSHVGGLNGPKSNVGTVLNKGFELSGAWRDQIKNFSYGVNGSVSFVRNRVKSLDGGQILANSNTLITREGYPIRSFYVYEADGYYQSQEEIDNAAVVYGDRTKLRPGYLKYKNNCDDDVIDDKDKIVVGNSIPELTYSFGVHLGWKGLSLEAQFQGVGEVYTYPTANLAVPFNNGAGVTRDWATDSWTENNRNAKLPLLTTYTDAPENFIPSTKWLRNASYLRMKNIQLTYNFPKRLLKPLRIEALQVYVSGQNLWTISDFDLWDPEITTTRTDLYEYPNLKTVSIGLNLSF; encoded by the coding sequence ATGAACTCTATTCCGAACGTCGCCCGCAAGGGCGCGGCAGGTATGTTATTGCCTGTTCGAAACGGTGTCGGGAAACTGCGGATACTGCTGGCAGCGGCATTGCTCCTTGCTGTAATCCTCCCGGCGTCGGCCCAGCGGGTTATCGTGAATGTCACGGCTGAAAAACAGACGCTTGCCGATATTCTGCCGCAAATATCCAAACAGACCGGTATTGAATTCTCCTATGCGCTCGAACTGGTCAAAACGCGCTCGAATGCTGCCGGACGACTCGAAGGAGACGTCAAGGACGTTCTCGGCCGAATTCTATCCGGTACCGGTATCGAGTACCGGATGCAGGGTACCAACCGGATCTTTCTGAGCCGCAAGTCCGATCCCGGAGCCGGATCTTCTTCGGCTCCCAAGAAATACCGGGTGACGGGCACCGTCCGTGACGGACAGGGACAGCCGCTTGTTGGCGTTACCGTCATTGTGAGCGGTACGGACGGTACGGCTACTGGTTCCGACGGCTCCTATTCGCTGCTGGTCGCTCCCGATGCGACGCTTACGTTCCGTTATATCGGTTACGAGAGTGTCACGGAAGCGGTCAATAACCGTTCGCAGATCGACGTGGTGTTGCAAGACCAGTCCACCGAACTGGAAGAACTGGTTGTCGTGGGTTACCGGACTGTGAAAAAGCTCTCCCTTACCGGGTCGGTGGCCTCCGTGGATATCAAGCGCAAAGAGAACCAGCCCATCACCAATTCTACGCAGATGCTCTATAACACGCCGGGTATCTGGGTCAACCAAGGAGGTTCGCAGCCCGGCCGTGACAATGCTACGATCTCGATCCGCGGCGTCAACTCGCTGAACTCGACAGGAGGCGCACCGCTGGTGCTGCTGGATGGCGTGGAATATGACTTCTCGGAAATCGATCCTTCCACGATCGAGTCGATTTCGGTGCTGAAAGATGTATCGGCTGCCATTTACGGACTGAAAGCGGCCAACGGCGTGATTCTCGTGACCTCGAAGAAGGGGACCAAAGGGCGTCCCCGCATCGAGTACAAAGGTAAATACGGTGTGCAGCGGGCCACCTATCTTCCGGATGTGGTTACCGATCCGATACTCTATATGCGGCTGCGCAATCTGGCCGAAACCAATTCCGGCATCAGTCCCGGCGCCGTGTCGTACAACAATGACCAGATACTCGAGTATATGGAGGGCATGAAGACCGACCGGTCGGTCTATCCCGCATCGGACTGGTTCGATATCTGTCTCGAGGACGGTTATGTACAGCAGCACAGCGTGCGTCTGTCGGGCGGCACCGATGCCGTAACCTATTCGATGGGCTTCGGTTATACCGACCAGAAGGGTGTTTTCATCGATAACGACGACGCCCAGCGTTATGCCTTCGATTTGAAGCTCAACGCGCGTGTGAGCGACGCACTCAACATCAGCGGAACGTTTCAGGGGAACCTGCGGACTTTCAACGAAGTGGGCTATTCGACGGGAACCGTACTGAAGACTATCATGCGGGGGCTGCCGATCTTTTCGGACTACCACCGTAACGGGGTTTACGGTTCGACGTGGCTCTTCACTCCGGGGCGTAACAACATCGAGAATCCGCGCATGCAGGTCGAGCAGGGCTTTGTCTATCGGAATTACCAAGAGCTGCTCTCCACGATCAATGCCGATTTGCGGCTGGCCCCGCACCTGAAATATTATGCCACGGTCGGATTCCGCAAGATCGACCATTACAGCAAGAACTTTGTTCCGCAGATGTATACGGTCAATCCCAAGACCGGCGATACGAAGAAGTTCAATACGAGTGCCCCGCGTGTGAAAGACTGGGATGCCGTCGCGGCGCAGTACTCCGTTTCTCACCGCCTTGTCTGGGAGAACGACTACGACCGCCACAACATCCATGTCATGGTGGGACAGGATTGGCAGCACAATGACAGCCGGAATTTCCAAGCCTATAACTATGGGTTCAACGACAATACGCTGACCGAATTCGAGGCGCTCACGAACCAGACCAATGCCCAAGCTACCGGCAGTTCTTGGAAAAAGCGCATGATCTCGGTTTACGGACGTTTGGCCTATACCTATGACGACCGTTACATGATCGAGGGTACGCTGCGCTATGACGGTTCGAGCAACCTTTCGCGCGACAACCGCTGGCACATGTTTCCTTCGGTCATGGTGGCGTGGAACCTCAGCCGGGAAAAATTCTTCGATGTGAAACAGATCGATCTGCTCAAGATCCGTGCGTCCTACGGCGTAATGGGCAGTGAGTCCGTGAGCCCGTACAGTTACCAGATGACTTACGATGCCATTGACCAGAACTATTCGTTTGGAGGTACGCCCGCAGCCGGATTTGCGGTGACGCAGCTTACCGACCGTATGCTGGGCTGGGAAAAGACCCGTTCGTACAATGTCGGTGTGGACTTTGCGGCCTTCAACAGCCGTCTGACCTTCGATGCGGACTATTTCCACAAGGAGACCTTCGATATTATCATGACCCGCACGATCCCTTCGCACGTCGGCGGTCTCAACGGTCCCAAAAGCAATGTCGGGACGGTACTCAATAAGGGTTTCGAACTTTCGGGTGCATGGCGCGATCAGATCAAGAACTTTTCTTACGGTGTGAACGGTTCGGTAAGTTTCGTCCGCAACCGCGTGAAATCGCTCGACGGCGGGCAGATTCTGGCCAACAGCAATACGCTCATCACCCGGGAGGGGTATCCCATCCGCTCGTTCTATGTCTATGAGGCCGACGGTTATTACCAGTCGCAGGAGGAGATCGACAATGCGGCGGTCGTTTACGGCGACCGCACGAAGCTCCGCCCGGGCTATCTCAAATACAAGAATAATTGCGATGACGATGTGATCGACGACAAGGACAAAATCGTCGTGGGCAACTCCATTCCCGAACTGACCTACTCGTTCGGCGTGCATCTGGGCTGGAAGGGCCTTTCGCTCGAAGCCCAGTTTCAGGGCGTGGGCGAGGTGTACACCTATCCCACGGCGAATCTTGCGGTGCCGTTCAACAACGGCGCCGGCGTGACCCGGGACTGGGCCACCGATTCGTGGACCGAGAACAACCGCAACGCGAAACTGCCGCTGCTGACCACCTACACCGATGCTCCGGAGAATTTCATCCCCTCGACCAAGTGGCTCCGCAACGCCTCGTACCTGCGCATGAAGAATATTCAACTGACCTATAATTTTCCCAAACGGTTGCTGAAGCCGCTGCGTATCGAAGCGCTGCAGGTCTATGTCAGCGGTCAGAACCTTTGGACGATTTCCGACTTCGACCTCTGGGATCCGGAGATTACCACGACCCGCACGGATCTCTATGAGTATCCCAACCTGAAGACCGTTTCGATCGGTCTGAACCTGAGTTTCTAA
- a CDS encoding FecR family protein, translated as MKTQKQIEEQLLRYMQGKGTAEERGDTESWLREHVAEPEYDAMFRRLLDATPAEPDAPALQRIRRRLEMLLAATPDKTDRRPRRLLRIARFAAAAALIVAALLPYLRPAVQTEWFEAYAALGQTREITLPDGTQLWLNSGSRVFYPERFDGRERRIRIDGEVFADVTKDRRHPFVVSASDVEVRVLGTQFSLKSYAENPNIEVALIEGSVAMRAGSPGKSVDYTLAPGDMIRYNRTNGSLETYRIDTETYGSWHSNRNLCFVNQSLSDIAADLERRFNVKIIIEDSELAAMQYYASFINNESLERILRALNSNDNMRISRINGTIIISPN; from the coding sequence ATGAAAACCCAGAAACAGATAGAAGAACAATTGCTGCGCTATATGCAGGGAAAAGGCACCGCCGAGGAGCGTGGTGACACCGAAAGCTGGCTGCGGGAGCATGTCGCCGAACCGGAATACGACGCCATGTTCCGCCGGCTGCTCGACGCCACGCCTGCCGAACCCGACGCACCGGCTTTGCAGCGCATCCGCCGGCGTCTCGAAATGCTGCTTGCCGCAACACCCGACAAAACAGACCGTCGTCCGCGGCGTCTGCTGCGCATCGCGCGTTTCGCCGCCGCGGCCGCCCTGATTGTCGCGGCGCTGCTGCCCTATCTGCGTCCTGCGGTGCAGACCGAGTGGTTTGAAGCCTATGCCGCACTTGGGCAGACCCGGGAAATCACACTGCCCGACGGCACGCAACTGTGGCTCAATTCCGGCAGCCGGGTCTTCTATCCCGAACGTTTCGACGGCCGGGAACGCCGCATCCGTATCGACGGAGAGGTCTTCGCCGACGTCACCAAAGACCGCCGCCATCCGTTTGTCGTCTCGGCTTCGGATGTCGAGGTCCGCGTATTGGGTACGCAGTTCAGCCTGAAATCCTATGCCGAGAACCCCAATATCGAGGTGGCGCTTATCGAAGGCTCGGTGGCCATGCGTGCCGGAAGCCCCGGCAAAAGCGTGGATTACACCCTCGCGCCGGGCGACATGATCCGCTATAACCGCACGAACGGTTCGTTGGAGACCTACCGCATCGACACGGAAACCTATGGCTCGTGGCATTCGAACCGGAACCTCTGCTTCGTCAACCAGTCCTTGAGCGATATCGCCGCGGACCTCGAACGGCGTTTCAACGTGAAGATCATTATCGAGGACTCCGAACTTGCGGCGATGCAGTACTATGCCTCGTTCATCAACAACGAGAGCCTCGAGCGCATCTTGCGCGCGCTGAACAGCAACGACAACATGCGCATTTCGCGCATCAACGGCACCATCATCATCTCCCCGAACTAA
- a CDS encoding SusC/RagA family TonB-linked outer membrane protein, producing MKNFYTLSMLKRSILRFCMLGAALVWVAGASAQPISLTMRDATIRQVIEKLQKEYGYSFSIRTSEVDVNKRISVTVKDADIRKVLETVFAGEKVAFTIDGKLISITKDVRETKAAPGKPVTVSGVVFDEQGLPVVGAAVIVKGTTQGTSSGVDGAFRLQTSQSDPVLQISFMGMKTKEVAVTDAATELRVVLVADSGVIDDVVVVGYGTQRRSMVTNAISQFKPDENNMRSALSPSELLQGRVAGVAVSTSSGNLGTAERISIRGSSSLSASNEPLYVIDGIPLNNEAGSLYSFGEDLSSLSVLNLTDIESIEILKDAASAAIYGSRATNGVILITTKRGREGHSEVKVNYSYGISQFPNQNRIKYADSRTWVNIYNEAIDNYNRQNGYSSADANWVAHIRNPFDGLPDTDWLDVITRLGMAHNADVSFSGGTQKTKLYIGASYGYQEGLIKTNDITKVNLKANISHAVTKWLEVGANMSGNYLQNNRVPGASLGSTILARAVEQRPFDRPYKPNGDYYLGGTDELSRHNPVQILAEETSYVNNYRFLGAFYAQAAITDKLKIKASFNTDAGYTLDYLYYNSNHPYKEDNGRIIEKNRFIMTNLVETFATYDNTWGDFTFGAMAGHSFQKTSMRSNSIDAQNFPSPSFDVVGVAANIAGVSGGLAEYAMESYFGRVSLSYKDRYVINATLRTDGSSRFAPDCRWGYFPSVSVGWNVSKEAFWNSPETELKLRASYGKTGNQDGISNYGWQPLISGGANYGGQSGIAVSSKGNANLTWETADQYDVGFDLSLLGGKINMMFDTYLKNTNNLLYLKPVHSTTGQTSMLSNIGSMRNYGIEFTLNTHVNLGPVHWTSSLNISHNKNKLTKLLGDDTISIGSNHALQVGKEIGSFYLLRFDGIYQYDGEVSAPEYDMGVRAGDAKYYDRDGNGTINDTDRIVVGSPNPDFSGGWNNSFTYKGLNLSVFFTYSYGADVYAQWMTGPTRLGNYQGILQEWADNRWTGPGSTNKYPRAVYSYHGNNNRSSTYYLKDASFIKLKSVMLSYTLPTRWAQAMRMKSVRVYVQGENLALISKYPGWDPEISTSLDPCFIGIDNYGVPAPRIFKAGINITF from the coding sequence ATGAAAAACTTCTACACCCTTTCCATGTTGAAAAGGTCCATACTGCGGTTCTGTATGCTGGGAGCGGCGCTCGTGTGGGTCGCAGGGGCTTCGGCGCAGCCGATCAGCCTCACGATGCGCGACGCGACGATCCGGCAGGTGATCGAAAAACTACAGAAAGAGTACGGCTACTCCTTTTCGATCCGCACGAGCGAAGTGGACGTAAACAAGAGAATCTCCGTCACGGTGAAGGACGCCGACATTCGCAAGGTTCTCGAAACCGTCTTCGCCGGAGAGAAGGTGGCTTTCACCATCGACGGCAAACTCATTTCCATAACCAAGGACGTCAGAGAGACCAAAGCGGCTCCGGGCAAACCTGTCACGGTCAGCGGTGTGGTCTTCGACGAACAGGGACTGCCGGTCGTCGGCGCCGCGGTGATCGTCAAAGGTACCACACAGGGCACCTCTTCAGGGGTCGACGGCGCATTCCGGCTCCAGACCTCGCAGTCCGATCCCGTATTGCAGATCTCGTTCATGGGCATGAAGACCAAGGAGGTCGCCGTTACCGACGCCGCAACGGAACTGCGCGTCGTGCTGGTTGCCGACAGCGGTGTGATCGACGATGTCGTCGTCGTGGGTTACGGTACCCAGCGCCGCTCGATGGTCACCAATGCCATCAGTCAGTTCAAACCCGACGAGAACAACATGCGCTCGGCGCTGAGTCCCTCGGAACTGCTTCAGGGGCGTGTGGCCGGTGTTGCGGTCTCGACTTCGTCGGGTAACCTCGGCACGGCGGAGCGCATCAGCATCCGCGGTTCGAGTTCGCTGAGCGCCAGCAACGAACCGCTCTATGTCATCGACGGCATCCCGCTCAACAACGAGGCCGGATCGCTGTACAGTTTCGGCGAGGATCTCAGTTCGCTCTCGGTGCTGAACCTCACGGATATCGAGTCGATCGAAATTCTCAAGGACGCTGCTTCGGCAGCCATCTACGGCTCGCGGGCCACCAACGGCGTGATCCTCATCACCACCAAACGGGGGCGTGAGGGACATTCGGAAGTGAAGGTCAATTACAGCTACGGCATTTCGCAGTTCCCCAACCAGAACCGCATCAAGTATGCCGATTCCCGGACGTGGGTGAATATCTACAACGAGGCCATCGACAACTACAACCGTCAGAACGGCTACTCATCCGCCGACGCGAACTGGGTGGCCCATATCCGCAATCCCTTCGACGGGCTTCCCGACACCGACTGGCTCGATGTCATCACCCGGCTGGGCATGGCCCACAACGCCGATGTGTCGTTCTCGGGAGGCACGCAGAAGACCAAACTCTATATCGGGGCCAGCTACGGTTATCAGGAGGGCCTCATCAAGACCAACGACATTACGAAGGTCAACCTCAAGGCCAACATTTCGCACGCGGTCACCAAATGGCTCGAGGTCGGTGCCAACATGAGCGGCAACTACTTGCAGAACAACCGTGTGCCGGGAGCTTCGCTGGGCTCGACGATCTTGGCCCGCGCCGTCGAACAGCGGCCCTTCGACCGTCCCTACAAACCCAACGGCGACTATTATCTGGGTGGTACCGACGAGCTTTCGCGCCACAATCCGGTGCAGATCCTCGCCGAAGAGACCTCCTATGTCAACAACTACCGTTTTCTGGGAGCCTTCTATGCGCAGGCGGCGATCACCGACAAACTGAAGATCAAGGCCTCGTTCAACACCGATGCGGGTTATACGCTCGACTACCTTTACTACAACTCCAACCACCCCTACAAGGAGGACAACGGCCGTATCATCGAGAAGAACCGTTTCATCATGACCAATCTCGTGGAGACCTTCGCCACCTATGACAATACATGGGGCGATTTCACGTTCGGGGCCATGGCCGGACATTCGTTCCAGAAGACTTCGATGCGTTCGAACAGTATCGACGCCCAGAATTTTCCCTCGCCGTCGTTCGACGTGGTGGGCGTGGCGGCCAACATTGCGGGTGTCTCGGGCGGACTGGCCGAGTATGCCATGGAGTCCTATTTCGGACGCGTGAGCCTTTCGTACAAAGACCGTTATGTGATCAACGCCACGCTGCGTACCGACGGGTCGAGCCGTTTCGCTCCCGACTGCCGCTGGGGATATTTCCCCTCGGTGTCGGTGGGGTGGAATGTCTCGAAGGAGGCTTTCTGGAACAGTCCCGAAACCGAACTGAAGCTGCGTGCCAGCTACGGCAAAACAGGTAATCAGGACGGTATCAGCAACTATGGCTGGCAGCCGCTCATCAGCGGCGGAGCCAACTACGGCGGGCAGAGCGGCATCGCCGTCAGTTCGAAAGGCAACGCCAACCTCACATGGGAGACGGCCGACCAGTACGACGTGGGCTTCGACCTCTCGCTGCTGGGCGGCAAGATCAACATGATGTTCGACACCTACCTCAAAAACACCAACAACCTGCTCTACCTCAAACCCGTACATTCGACCACGGGACAGACCTCGATGCTGAGCAATATCGGTTCGATGCGCAATTACGGTATCGAGTTCACGCTCAACACCCATGTGAACCTCGGCCCCGTGCACTGGACCTCGTCGCTGAATATTTCGCACAACAAGAACAAGCTCACCAAGCTGCTCGGCGACGACACGATCTCGATCGGGTCGAACCATGCTTTACAGGTCGGCAAGGAGATCGGTTCGTTCTACCTGCTGCGTTTCGACGGCATCTACCAGTACGACGGCGAGGTTTCCGCCCCGGAGTACGACATGGGTGTGCGTGCCGGCGACGCGAAGTATTACGACAGGGACGGCAACGGCACGATCAACGATACCGACCGTATCGTCGTCGGTTCGCCCAATCCCGATTTTTCGGGCGGGTGGAACAACTCGTTTACCTACAAGGGATTAAACCTGAGCGTCTTCTTCACTTACAGCTACGGCGCCGACGTCTATGCCCAGTGGATGACCGGTCCGACGCGTCTGGGCAACTATCAGGGCATCCTGCAGGAGTGGGCCGACAATCGCTGGACGGGACCCGGTTCGACCAACAAATATCCGCGGGCCGTCTACTCCTACCATGGTAACAACAACCGCAGTTCGACCTATTACCTGAAGGACGCCTCGTTCATCAAGCTCAAGTCGGTGATGCTCTCCTATACGCTGCCGACGCGCTGGGCTCAGGCGATGCGCATGAAGAGCGTCCGTGTCTACGTTCAGGGCGAAAACCTCGCTCTGATCAGCAAATATCCGGGCTGGGACCCCGAAATCTCGACGAGCCTCGATCCCTGCTTTATCGGCATCGACAATTACGGCGTTCCTGCGCCCCGCATCTTCAAGGCGGGCATAAACATCACTTTCTAA
- a CDS encoding phosphodiester glycosidase family protein: protein MIRFVLGVWLSLYAFAAAAQTSLSDSIAFANARWEISDLGGGAECRYAQIDMFGSRQSISVVSYPRRNFETQIVHLDRRAEATSELGKAAGADIAVNGSYFNVKTFEPVTFVLIDKKIVGRTTPNELMRTNGMLAFRDKKGRRMDIFFCDTSEYGQVARRYRSALAAGPVLIDGGRIVEYDSDKSFYTGRHPRTLIGKRADGEVVMVVIDGRFKGRGEGATIAETAYIARQLGLVEALNLDGGGSSTLWTARKGVLNHPYDNHRFDHAGERAVPNCIVVRGKTRK, encoded by the coding sequence ATGATCAGATTTGTGCTCGGTGTATGGCTCTCCCTGTACGCCTTTGCGGCTGCTGCCCAAACATCCCTTTCCGATTCGATTGCCTTTGCCAATGCCCGATGGGAGATTTCCGATCTCGGCGGCGGAGCCGAATGCCGCTATGCGCAAATCGACATGTTCGGATCACGGCAGAGCATCTCCGTCGTCAGCTATCCCCGCCGAAATTTCGAAACGCAGATCGTCCACCTCGACCGCCGGGCGGAGGCTACGAGCGAGCTGGGCAAGGCCGCCGGAGCCGATATCGCCGTCAACGGCAGTTACTTCAACGTCAAGACTTTCGAACCTGTGACCTTCGTACTGATCGACAAAAAAATCGTGGGCCGCACCACCCCGAACGAATTGATGCGGACCAACGGCATGCTGGCGTTCCGGGATAAAAAGGGACGCAGGATGGATATTTTTTTCTGCGACACGTCGGAATACGGCCAGGTGGCGCGCCGCTATCGTTCGGCGCTGGCCGCGGGTCCCGTGCTGATCGACGGCGGTAGGATCGTCGAATACGATTCGGACAAGAGTTTCTACACGGGGCGCCATCCCCGTACATTGATCGGGAAGCGGGCCGACGGCGAAGTGGTGATGGTCGTTATCGACGGCCGTTTCAAAGGCCGGGGAGAAGGTGCCACCATTGCCGAAACAGCCTATATAGCCCGTCAGTTGGGGCTTGTCGAGGCCCTGAATCTCGACGGCGGCGGCTCCTCGACGCTCTGGACCGCCCGGAAAGGCGTGCTCAACCATCCCTATGACAACCACCGTTTCGACCATGCCGGCGAACGGGCCGTGCCCAACTGCATCGTAGTACGCGGCAAAACCCGAAAATAG
- a CDS encoding FecR family protein, with protein sequence MMQSINPQKIVDYLDRRCDAQTRSMVEEWIAQNEENRAEFFRVKQLWVLKNTYKHASAPEVEGAVRKINQQLDQRRRIRRLQYLARTAVAAALLFGAILTGIGVDKYRERFEWHTIANTVPGEVLDFVLDDGTRVYLNQGGELSFREDFDSRRRRVKLSGEAFFDVKSDPVHPFVVETPGVHIRVLGTSFNVKAGEQVEATLEKGRIALESPSGEELAALRPGQQAVVDARSRQLLSVNEVQTGKYTAWHYNHKVYECISFAEIVSLIEERYDVSVIYDPASFDDTAYRLVVGNNEALGQMLEILNLIVPIEYTLQDRHVLIKRKR encoded by the coding sequence ATGATGCAATCGATCAATCCGCAGAAAATCGTCGATTATCTCGACCGTCGCTGTGATGCGCAAACGCGCAGCATGGTCGAAGAGTGGATCGCACAGAACGAAGAGAATCGGGCCGAGTTCTTTCGTGTCAAACAGCTATGGGTCCTGAAAAACACCTATAAACATGCCTCGGCTCCCGAGGTCGAAGGGGCAGTCCGCAAGATAAATCAGCAGTTGGACCAGCGCCGGCGTATCAGGCGGCTGCAATATCTGGCCCGCACGGCGGTCGCTGCGGCGCTGCTTTTCGGGGCGATACTGACCGGGATCGGGGTAGACAAGTACCGGGAACGTTTCGAATGGCACACGATCGCGAATACGGTTCCGGGCGAGGTGCTGGATTTTGTGTTGGACGACGGCACCCGGGTTTATCTGAACCAAGGCGGAGAACTCTCGTTCCGTGAGGATTTCGACTCGCGCCGCCGCCGGGTGAAACTCTCCGGGGAGGCTTTTTTCGATGTCAAATCCGATCCGGTCCACCCCTTTGTGGTCGAGACCCCGGGGGTGCATATCCGGGTGCTGGGTACCTCGTTCAATGTCAAGGCCGGCGAACAAGTCGAAGCGACGCTTGAAAAGGGGCGTATCGCGCTCGAAAGCCCTTCGGGTGAAGAACTGGCCGCGCTCCGCCCGGGACAACAGGCCGTCGTGGATGCCCGGAGCCGGCAACTGCTCTCGGTAAACGAGGTGCAGACGGGAAAATATACGGCATGGCACTACAACCACAAGGTCTACGAATGTATCTCTTTTGCCGAGATTGTCAGTCTGATTGAAGAACGCTATGACGTTTCGGTCATCTATGATCCCGCGTCGTTCGACGATACGGCCTACCGTCTGGTCGTGGGCAATAACGAGGCGCTCGGACAGATGCTCGAGATACTGAACCTGATCGTACCGATCGAATACACCCTTCAGGACCGGCATGTCCTGATCAAACGCAAACGCTAA